The Nostoc sp. 'Lobaria pulmonaria (5183) cyanobiont' DNA window GGCAGAAGATGCCGAAAAAGCCGACAGCACGGAAAAATCAGCATTTGTGTTAGTCGAAGCCATTCGCAAACAAATCTTACCCCGCCAAATTATCACCCGTAAATCTATAGAGAATGCCATCTCTGTGATCATGGCAGTCGGTGGTTCGACCAATGCAGTACTGCACTTTTTAGCGATCGCCCGCGCTGCTGATGTAGAGTTAACTATAGACGACTTTGAAACTATCCGCGCCCGCGTTCCCGTTTTGTGTGATTTGAAACCAAGTGGTAAATATGTTGCTACAGATTTGCACAAAGCTGGTGGTATTCCGCAAGTTATGAAAATGTTACTTGTGCATGATTTATTACATGGTGATAGCCTCACCATCAGCGGTCAAACCATTGCAGAGATATTAGCAGACATACCAGAAGAACCATCTGCCAATCAAGATGTGATTCGGACTTGGAATAACCCAATGTATGCTCAAGGACATTTAGCCATCCTCAGAGGTAATCTGGCAACAGAAGGGGCGGTCGCCAAAATTACTGGGGTAAAAAAGCCAGTAATTACCGGGCCTGCACGGGTGTTTGAATCGGAAGAAGCTTCTTTAGATGCAATTTTGGCGGGTAAAATTCAAGCTGGTGATATTCTCATCATCCGCTACGAAGGGCCTAGAGGCGGCCCTGGAATGCGAGAAATGTTGGCTCCCACCTCAGCAATTATCGGTGCTGGTTTGGGTGATGCTGTAGGATTAATTACCGACGGACGCTTTTCTGGCGGTACTTACGGCATGGTGGTTGGTCATGTTGCACCAGAAGCCGCCGTTGGTGGTACGATCGCGCTTGTAGAAGAAGGCGATAGTATTACTATTGATGCACCCGCTCGTTTATTGCAGTTGAACGTATCCGAAGAAGAATTGGCCCGTCGTCATGCCAACTGGCAACCTCCGGCTCCACGTTACACTAAAGGCGTGTTGGCGAAATATGCCAAATTAGTATCTTCTAGCAGTGTTGGTGCTGTGACAGATTTGGACTTGTTTTAATTAACCTGACATGATCTGAACTACCTACACTGACCGCTAGGTACAGTGTGGGTAATTTACTCTAAAGTTATACCTCTCCATTCCCTACCACCTTGACTTATACATGGGAAATATGTATAATTGCGATCGCATAGAAGGGGAGTAGCTGCTGGCAAAAAATATAAAAGCCAGTACATCTGAATCAACATACTGGCGATGAGCCTGGTTCAGGTGGCAAGTAATCAATATTTGAAAGCGAGACCTTCACTAAGTTCACACCGAAAAGTGTAAACTTGGTGAGGTCTTTTGGCTCTCATCAAGCTTCACATCGGTAAACGATTCTTCAGGAGCTTGAGAGAGTGTTAACAGCTTTTACCGCAGGTTTATTACTAATTACAGTTTCAGAACTAGGCGATAAAACATTTTTTATTGCTGTAATTTTGGCAATGCACCACCCAAGGCGGCTGGTATTTATAGGTGTGACAACTGCTTTGGCGGCGATGACAATCCTTTCGGTGATATTTGGACAAGCGGTATCTTTGTTGCCAAAAGTTTATATTCATTATGCCGAAATAGCTTTATTTATTGCCTTCGGTATCAAGCTGTTGTATGACGCTAGTAAGATGTCCGTTGCTGCTTGTGATACAGAAGTTGTAGAAGAAGCTGAGGCTGCGGTAAAACAAGCAGATTTGCAGTTACCAAAGCAAAAGACTTCCTTAGCAATTGTCATAGAAGCCTTTGTGTTGACATTTATGGCAGAGTGGGGCGATCGCACCCAAATTGCCACTATTGCCCTATCAGCAGGCAATAACCCCATTGGAGTCACAATAGGTGCAATTTTAGGACATTCCTTATGTGCTGCGATCGCAGTTATCGGCGGCAAAATGATTGCCGGACGTATTTCTGAGCGTCAACTAACCTTTATTGGCGGATGCCTGTTTTTAGTCTTTGGTGTAGTTGCAGCCATTGAGGGAGCATGAGGGGAAGAAGTAGGGGAGCAGAGGATTACGGAAGGCAAGGGGACAAGGGGACAAGCTGACAAAAATTAGAACTTGCAACAAGTCTTTCCCTTCTCCTTGTCCCCAAGTCTCTTCCCCATGCCTCATGCCCAATGCCCAATACCCTTACTTGGGCTGACTTTCCGGTGAAGGCGCGGGAGATGCAACAGGATTAGGTGTGGGGGAAGCCGTTGCTGCCTTTTTAATTCCGTCTTTGTACTCAGCAGGTGCTAAAGCTACGGCACTATCAAACAAATGTTTTGCATCTGCGTCTTTACCCTGTTGTTTCAGGAGCATCGCTTTTGCCACGACGGGGCGAAAATCCTTGGGATCTTTCTTAATTGCCTGGTCATAAACAGAGCTAGCTTGAGCGTAGCGTTTCTGGGAAGCATGAACAGAACCTAACAGCACCTGCACGGCTACTATATCTACACTTCCAGGCTGAATTGTATTTGCTTGGGCTGCGTTAGAGAGGGTTTCTTGCAACAAACCAATGGCTGCTTCGGGGCGTTGCTGACTGATCAATAGAGCCACCATTCCTCGCAAAGCATTCAAATCGCCTGGTTTAATGGATAAAATCGAGCGATAAGCTTGAGCGGCTCCTTCGCGATCGCCAATTTGCTGTTTGGCTTGAGCTAGTAACACTGAATATTCTGACTGTTCGGGATTCAGTTTTGCTAGCTTTTCTAGGGGTTCAATGACAACTTGGATATCAGCTGGTTTAACCTCGCTTTTATCTTTTTGACTCAGTAATTGCAGCCGTGCTTGTAACAGACCCTTAAGCGCAGTCTGATTTTCTGGTTCCCTTTGCAAAACCTGTTCATAACCCCGTACTTCGTCTTCCAGTTTTGATTTTTGGTCAGCGGAGGGCAAACTGCCTCTGGTGCTAGCGGTATTTTGACTTGAGGGTGGCGTATTATTAAATGCTCCAATTATGGGAATCACCGAAACACCCACAAAAGCAAGAATTGCCACCGCTAAGACGACTTGAACTATCCAACGATTGCGCGGTTGAGACACGGTTTTGTCTTTCTCCTAAATTTTAATGACATTATCATTTACACAAATCGTAAAGTTAAAAATTTCCAAAACTTTGCGGAATACCGCCAATTGCCTGTGAATTTTATAACAATTAACTATCCACACTGCTAAAGTAAGTGATGACTTTAGGAGGAGCCGTCAGAATTGCAGCTATGATATGCTTCCGAAACTAGTGTAAAGCCGCTAAATTAGACATTTAGTGTTTATACATTAAATTTAGCGCCTTTAGGATTGTATAGAGTACCCTAGTGTGATTTTGTGAAAAGCCAATATACTTTCATCAGTCGCACAAATGCTCTTTCCAGCTGCCTTTGTAAAATCCCACAATGGGATGTGTCTCCGCCGCAAGGAGTTTTTATGAATTCCGACCTGATGCCGTTGCCTGAATCTTCCAATTCTTCTGCCTCTAACCAGGGCCCAACTAAAGTAGAGGCAGCCGCTAATGTTCACATAGCAGCCCAGTCCTCTAAAGAAGTTGAAAATTTGCCTGTCAACCTCAGTGAGACTGACTCAAATGGGAACTTGATTAATCGCCAGCAACCGATTCCGCCTCCCAGCGAACCGATGCAGTATCGAGCCATCGGGTTAGTCCGGGGTCGCTATCATGCTAGCAGCGAACAATTTACTCAAGGTACGCTGCTGACCGCAGATGGTGTAGAACTCAATGCCGTCCTCCTAGGCCGGATTATGAGCTTAGTCAAGAATCATCTAGACTTAGAAAAAGAACACTTGTGGGTAGTATATCCACGTACCAGACAAGAAAATGATACCTTGCACATCCAAATCGTCGGAGTTTGGGAGCCAGAAAATTTGGCTAAAAACTCAACAGATGAGGACGAATCGGATTTTGAGTTGCAAGAGTTACAGATACTCGATGATGGCTTATCCGAGAACTCTGAACTAAGTACAACTGCCCCCAAACCTTCATCAGAAGTTGCAGATGGTGGTTTTTCTGTTCGTGGTGAAGTAGTATACCAATCTTTTGATGCTAAAAGCTTGGTAGTCAAAATTAGGCAGGCTCCACGTAAATCAACAGACAAACCGAAGTATTTTAAGTTGAAATTAAGGGGTGTACTAACTACCAAAGCAGTGGGTAAATTCTGGGACTTCCAAGCCAAGCGGGAAGCAGACGTTTTAGTAGTAGAAAAAGCTGAGGCGATCGCTGATTTGCCCAAAAAACGCAAGCCACCATTTAAAGGTGGACCTCGTGCTGGCATTGGTGGTGCTGGTGGTAGAAAACCATTCCCCCCCAGACGCACTGGCGAAACTCCTCGCCCCATCAAGAAAACAAGTACAGGCGGCGACCCCTCAGTGGTGTCAAAACCTATACCAAGAACACCCGCTCCTAAACCCATCAAGCGACCGAAACCAACTCAAGAGTAGGGAATAGGGCATTGGGTATTGGGCATGGGGCACAAAAGGCAGAGGTGCGGATGGGCAGCGGGGAAAGATTCACTGCTACTTCTCTTCTCCTCTGCTCCCGCACTCCCCGCACTCCCCCCAATCAAAAATCCGTCCGACGATCTTGGGGTAGAAAAGATCGCTCCATCGGAATTGAAGAAACTGGTTCTGTAAGGGTAAACGTACCTGCTTCGATCCACTTTTTCAACTCTAGAGCGACTTGCCTAGAAAAAAACAAACTTGCTAAGGGGGCAGAGCGTACTGCTTTGCCCTCTATAGTGATCCG harbors:
- a CDS encoding TMEM165/GDT1 family protein, with translation MLTAFTAGLLLITVSELGDKTFFIAVILAMHHPRRLVFIGVTTALAAMTILSVIFGQAVSLLPKVYIHYAEIALFIAFGIKLLYDASKMSVAACDTEVVEEAEAAVKQADLQLPKQKTSLAIVIEAFVLTFMAEWGDRTQIATIALSAGNNPIGVTIGAILGHSLCAAIAVIGGKMIAGRISERQLTFIGGCLFLVFGVVAAIEGA
- a CDS encoding tetratricopeptide repeat protein encodes the protein MSQPRNRWIVQVVLAVAILAFVGVSVIPIIGAFNNTPPSSQNTASTRGSLPSADQKSKLEDEVRGYEQVLQREPENQTALKGLLQARLQLLSQKDKSEVKPADIQVVIEPLEKLAKLNPEQSEYSVLLAQAKQQIGDREGAAQAYRSILSIKPGDLNALRGMVALLISQQRPEAAIGLLQETLSNAAQANTIQPGSVDIVAVQVLLGSVHASQKRYAQASSVYDQAIKKDPKDFRPVVAKAMLLKQQGKDADAKHLFDSAVALAPAEYKDGIKKAATASPTPNPVASPAPSPESQPK
- the ilvD gene encoding dihydroxy-acid dehydratase, with the protein product MSENLRSQIVTQGVQRSPNRAMLRAVGFKDEDFNKAIVGIANGYSTITPCNMGINQLALVAEVGIKTAGAMPQMFGTITISDGISMGTEGMKYSLVSREVIADSIETACTGQSMDGVLAIGGCDKNMPGAMLAIARMNIPAIFVYGGTIKPGHYNGRDLTVVSSFEAVGQYSAGKIDEKELLEVENRACPGAGSCGGMFTANTMSSAFEALGMSLSYSSTMAAEDAEKADSTEKSAFVLVEAIRKQILPRQIITRKSIENAISVIMAVGGSTNAVLHFLAIARAADVELTIDDFETIRARVPVLCDLKPSGKYVATDLHKAGGIPQVMKMLLVHDLLHGDSLTISGQTIAEILADIPEEPSANQDVIRTWNNPMYAQGHLAILRGNLATEGAVAKITGVKKPVITGPARVFESEEASLDAILAGKIQAGDILIIRYEGPRGGPGMREMLAPTSAIIGAGLGDAVGLITDGRFSGGTYGMVVGHVAPEAAVGGTIALVEEGDSITIDAPARLLQLNVSEEELARRHANWQPPAPRYTKGVLAKYAKLVSSSSVGAVTDLDLF